In one Halorubrum sp. CBA1229 genomic region, the following are encoded:
- a CDS encoding DUF63 family protein, which yields MSTPVAERVGQSPERAWAAVVGGIALLLAIGSAVFPRAVYDRFVWQYFWGPVVADGRGAQCAVRDAGGTELLGSSSACQAAVGAGEVVAFPGYTTVSTVSYVVVLLGMLIGVVFLLRRLDIGDELRFFYALFPFMLLGGALRTVEDSGVAALRAGTEPLIPFPASALLISPFIYFTAFGFTLACVLAAYGLANRGIVDDYARPLFAMGALALAASLAYLSYLAAATDYVEFYPQVLALTLVIATVAAAVTWKVATAYEPTIRQGTGVAGIIIIWGHAIDGVANVIGLNWMPALTGTANLVPKHVVNALIVNWTGRLLPDSILAVTGDAWPFLLVKLVAATFVVWVFNGEMFEESPRYTLMLLITVLAVGLGPGTRDMLRATFGI from the coding sequence ATGAGCACACCGGTCGCCGAACGGGTCGGGCAGTCACCGGAGCGGGCGTGGGCCGCTGTCGTCGGCGGGATCGCGCTCCTCCTCGCGATCGGGTCGGCCGTCTTCCCGCGAGCCGTGTACGACCGGTTCGTCTGGCAGTACTTCTGGGGACCCGTCGTCGCCGACGGTCGGGGCGCGCAGTGCGCCGTCCGAGACGCCGGCGGCACGGAGCTGCTCGGGAGTTCGTCGGCGTGTCAGGCGGCCGTCGGCGCGGGCGAGGTCGTCGCGTTCCCGGGGTACACCACCGTCTCGACGGTGAGCTACGTGGTCGTCCTGCTGGGGATGCTGATCGGCGTCGTCTTCCTGCTCCGCCGGCTGGATATCGGCGACGAGCTCCGGTTCTTCTACGCGCTGTTCCCGTTCATGCTGCTCGGCGGCGCGCTCCGCACCGTCGAGGACTCGGGGGTCGCCGCGCTCCGCGCCGGCACGGAGCCGCTGATCCCCTTCCCCGCGAGCGCGCTGCTTATCAGCCCGTTCATCTACTTCACCGCGTTCGGGTTCACGCTCGCGTGCGTCCTCGCCGCGTACGGGCTGGCGAACCGCGGGATCGTCGACGACTACGCCAGACCGCTGTTCGCGATGGGAGCGCTCGCGCTCGCGGCGTCGCTCGCCTACCTCTCGTACCTCGCCGCCGCGACCGACTACGTCGAGTTCTACCCGCAGGTGCTCGCGTTGACGCTGGTCATCGCGACCGTCGCGGCCGCGGTCACGTGGAAGGTCGCGACCGCGTACGAGCCGACGATCCGACAGGGGACCGGCGTCGCGGGGATCATCATCATCTGGGGGCACGCGATCGACGGCGTCGCCAACGTGATCGGGCTCAACTGGATGCCGGCGCTGACGGGGACGGCGAACCTCGTCCCGAAACACGTCGTCAACGCGCTGATCGTGAACTGGACCGGCCGGCTCCTCCCGGACTCGATCCTCGCCGTCACCGGCGACGCGTGGCCGTTCCTGCTCGTGAAGCTCGTGGCCGCGACGTTCGTCGTCTGGGTGTTCAACGGCGAGATGTTCGAGGAGTCGCCGCGCTACACGCTGATGCTCCTGATCACGGTGCTCGCGGTCGGGCTCGGTCCGGGCACGCGTGACATGCTGCGCGCGACGTTCGGTATTTAA
- a CDS encoding Lrp/AsnC family transcriptional regulator translates to MELDETDRAILRILQEDARTPFSEVARRIDMSSATVHDRVGRMEEAGVIQGYHAEVDPKAVGYGVSAFVGLRVEQGREEDALERLRDIEGVSEIHLTTGEWDVILRVVAADTDSLRDLMFERIAEMDGFSRSQTMIILGTDFEADGPPI, encoded by the coding sequence ATGGAACTCGACGAGACGGACCGCGCGATCCTCAGGATCCTCCAAGAGGACGCCCGGACGCCGTTCTCGGAGGTCGCGCGCCGAATCGACATGTCGAGCGCGACCGTCCACGACCGGGTGGGGCGGATGGAGGAGGCTGGCGTCATCCAGGGGTACCACGCCGAGGTCGACCCCAAGGCGGTCGGGTACGGCGTCAGCGCGTTCGTCGGGCTCCGCGTGGAGCAGGGGCGCGAGGAGGACGCGCTCGAACGGCTCCGCGACATCGAGGGCGTCAGCGAGATCCACCTGACGACCGGGGAGTGGGACGTAATCCTCCGCGTCGTCGCCGCGGACACCGACAGCCTCCGCGATCTGATGTTCGAGCGGATCGCGGAGATGGACGGCTTCTCCCGGTCCCAGACGATGATCATCCTCGGCACCGACTTCGAGGCCGACGGCCCGCCGATCTGA
- a CDS encoding phosphopantothenate/pantothenate synthetase, which translates to MTETEVPEDHPRYASLVTRHRIEAGVEKGITSRQGLIAQGRAEAFDYLLGERTLPSADRAARAAAATLLAADHPVISVNGNVAALAPAETVELADTVDADLEVNLFNHTDERVRRIADHLREHGADEVKGLTGDGEIPGLSHARGVVDADGIEAADVVVVPLEDGDRAAALDAMGKTEVVIDLNPGSRSPQTADVPIIDNLIRAVPNVTAHARDLADASEEELREIAAEFDADEALAAAETAIREGSFATPDES; encoded by the coding sequence ATGACGGAGACGGAGGTCCCCGAGGACCACCCGCGGTACGCCTCGCTCGTGACGCGCCACCGGATCGAGGCGGGCGTCGAGAAGGGGATCACCTCGAGGCAGGGGCTCATCGCGCAGGGGCGCGCCGAGGCCTTCGACTACCTCCTCGGCGAGCGGACGCTCCCGAGCGCGGACCGCGCCGCGCGCGCCGCGGCCGCGACGCTGCTCGCGGCCGATCACCCGGTGATCTCGGTGAACGGCAACGTCGCCGCGCTCGCCCCCGCGGAGACGGTCGAGCTCGCCGACACGGTCGACGCCGACCTAGAGGTGAACCTCTTCAACCACACCGACGAGCGCGTCCGGCGCATCGCCGACCACCTCCGCGAGCACGGCGCCGACGAGGTGAAGGGGCTGACCGGCGACGGCGAGATCCCCGGGCTGTCGCACGCCCGCGGCGTCGTCGACGCCGACGGGATCGAGGCGGCGGACGTCGTCGTCGTCCCGCTCGAGGACGGCGACCGCGCCGCGGCGCTCGACGCGATGGGGAAGACGGAGGTCGTGATCGACCTCAACCCGGGGAGCCGGTCGCCGCAGACGGCGGACGTGCCGATCATCGACAACCTGATCCGCGCGGTCCCGAACGTCACGGCCCACGCGCGGGACCTCGCCGACGCCTCGGAGGAGGAACTGCGGGAGATAGCGGCGGAGTTCGACGCGGACGAGGCGCTCGCGGCCGCGGAGACCGCGATCCGTGAGGGATCGTTCGCGACGCCGGACGAGTCGTGA